GGGAGACTCGGCATGCGAGGCGCAGCCGGTGGGGTGGGGGCGCTGACGGCGGCAGCGGGTTTTACCGTGGGGCTTGTCTGTGCAGCGCGAGCCTGAATGGGCGCCATGTTTTTAGGCACGGTCGTGCCCTTGCCGACGGTGGGGTAGGTGTGGGCGAACTGGATGTTGCGGGCCGTCAGATCGCTGATCTGCATGCCGCGCAGGATGACGCGGCCCTCCTTGGTGGCCACGAGCAGGTCACGCGCATAATTGGTGATGGTGACATCGTTGGGAGAGGCGGCGCGGATGGTGAGCGTATCCACATGTTTATTGAAGGCGATCAAGCCCCCGATATGCTCATGAAACTGATAGTTTTGCCCCATTTCTTCCTCATACCCCCGCCAGCATGACGGCGGGCCCCCACAAGATATGGTTTGCACTATAGAGGGAAAATGAGGGATAAATCAAGCCAAACCCCGCATAAAATCACCTATTTCTTAAGGAAACATGAATGAGGCTGGATGAAGGGTTTTTTGCGCGCCCGACACTGGATGTTGCGTGTGAGTTGATCGGCTGCCGCCTTATCTGGGGGGCGCAGCACGGGATCATTGTGGAGACGGAGGCTTATGTCGGGCAGGATGATGCCGCGAGCCACGCAGCCAGGGGGCTGACCAACCGCACGCGGGCGATGTTCGGCCCGCCGGGGCGGGTTTATGTCTATTTCATTTATGGCATGTATTGGTGCCTGAATTTCGTTACGGAGGCGGAAAGCTATCCAGCGGCGGTTCTGATTCGTGGGTTATGGCTGGAAACTGAACATGGTTTAAAAACCAGCCATCTGAAGGGGCCGGGGGTGCTGTGCCGGGAGCTAGGCATTACAGGGAAAGATTATGGGCGCGATATCACACGGGAGCGGGACATTGCCGTGGAAAGCACGGGACTGCATCTGCCGATTGCCATGACGCCGCGCATCGGCATCCGCGTGGCGACGGATAAATTATGGCGTGCGGTTGCAACACCGGAAGCGATCAGGGTGTTGAAGGTTCAGGGTGATGCTGCCCCAGGTCGGACGTCGTGACGTAGGGGACGTTGCCCATGGCGCGCTGGAAGCGGTAGAGCCTGGCCACGCCTTTGGTGTCGTCGGGGTTCCAGTAATCCAGCGTGAGGGCGCGCAGTTTGGGGTTTCTTGCCTGGGCGGCCTTGAAGGTGGCGACGTAATCCATGTGGGCATCCGCGCTTAGGAATTTGCTTTCGCCGGTTTTATGGTCGTGACTGACGAGGGTGCTTTCCATCAGCAGTAGGTCGATATCCGGGGCGACCTCGGGCAGAATGTCGAACCCGCGGTTGAGCATGATGACCATGCCAGGGAAGGCTTTGCGGACGGCCTTGATGAGGTCCACGGTGGATTGTTTGAGGCCTGCGTATTTCACCGGGTCCTTGCCTGCCAGATAGAGCGGGCTTTCGACGGTGTCGATCATGATGCCGTCAAAGCCCTGGGCCAGGATGGAGGGGATATGTTCCTTGATGAGGAAATCGCGCCAGGCGGGCTGGCGGGTGTCGAGGATGATGTTGCCTTCCCACCAGGGGTTTGGTTCCAGCTTGACGCCGGGTTGTTCGTGGACCGGGAAGGGCCGGGTGCTGCCGGCTTCGCCGAAGCTGACATAGCCGAGCATCAGGCGCGGACGGTTGCGCAGCACTTCCAGCGGGCGTGGATGTT
This sequence is a window from bacterium. Protein-coding genes within it:
- a CDS encoding DNA-3-methyladenine glycosylase, translated to MRLDEGFFARPTLDVACELIGCRLIWGAQHGIIVETEAYVGQDDAASHAARGLTNRTRAMFGPPGRVYVYFIYGMYWCLNFVTEAESYPAAVLIRGLWLETEHGLKTSHLKGPGVLCRELGITGKDYGRDITRERDIAVESTGLHLPIAMTPRIGIRVATDKLWRAVATPEAIRVLKVQGDAAPGRTS